The Pleurodeles waltl isolate 20211129_DDA chromosome 7, aPleWal1.hap1.20221129, whole genome shotgun sequence genome contains the following window.
ttggatgtgtccacgttgcgctttggggcgtttcctgtcgcgggcgctaggcctacccacacaagtgaggtatcatttttatcgggagacttgggggaacgctgggtggaaggaaatttgtggctcctctcagattccagaactttctgccacagaaatgtgaggaacatgtgtttttttagccaaattttgaggtttgcaaaggattctgggtaacagaacctggtccgagccacacaagtcaccccatcttggattcccctaggtctctagttttcagaaatgcacaggtttggtaagtttcccccctaggtgccggctgagctagaagccaaaatctacaggtaggcactttgcaaaaaacacctctgttttctttcaaaaaatgggatgtgtccacgttgcgttttggggcgtctcctgttgcggccgctaggcctacccagacaagtgaggtatcatttttatcgggagacttgggggaacgctgggtggaaggaaatttgtggctcctctcagattccagaactttctgtcaaggaaatgtgaggaacatgtgtttttttagcaaacttttgaggtttgcaaaggattctgggtaacagaacctggtccgagccacacaagtcaccccatcttggattcccctaggtctctagttttcagaaatgcacaggtttggtaagtttccctaggtggcggctgagctagaagccaaaatctacaggtaggcactttgcaaaaaacacctctgttttctttaaaaaatttggatgtgtccacgttgcgctttggggcgtttcctgtcgcgggcgctaggcctacccacacaagtgaggtatcattgttatcgggagacttgggggaacgctgggtggaaggaaatttgtggctcctctcagattccagaactttctgccacagaaatgtgaggaacatgtgtttttttagccaaattttgaggtttgcaaaggattctgggtaacagaacctggtccgagccacacaagtcaccccatcttggattcccctaggtctctagttttcagaaatgcacaggtttggtaagtttcccccctaggtgccggctgagctagaagccaaaatctacaggtaggcactttgcaaaaaacacctctgttttctttcaaaaaatgggatgtgtccacgttgcgttttggggcgtctcctgttgcggccgctaggcctacccagacaagtgaggtatcatttttatcgggagacttgggggaacgctggggaatgtcttatatcatgtcaaagcccataggcagctgagctgaatacaaaatgcaatgtataatatcatgtcaaagccaataggcagcggagctgaatacaaaatgtaatatatgatatcatgtcaaagtcaataggcatgcaatgtcaaagccaataggcggctagactggatacagcatatcaaagccaataggcagaatacagaatgtaatggctaatgcaatgtcaaagcccatagacggctaaactgaatacagaaagcaatggctaatgccatgtcaaagccaataggcacaatacagaatgtaatgactaatgcaatgtcaaagcccataggcggctaaactgaacaaaacataccatatgctactggtgaacattgagcaactaatatgcgcagtggtgaaacacaaagtcattggtcaaaacaaaactttatcaaatggcaggacattccgccctttgaccaatgaatttttgtttcacatatctcatatttcaaacaaacataaaaaaaacatcagcacaaaaaaaaacattatgatcaaagcaatccctgtaaagcaatagaagtgaattaacacattgatttcataacctttcacatcagatacatctatacagaaaagactgggcaatttttttttttttttttttttctgaatgagtctctaattcaacagtgttagcaatttgatgtggcatgagttctgctcatgtaaaggtgcacggtccacctgaaaggttttctggaaggtaagcaaaagtcagagttccatacgagaggggaaaaaaaaaaaaacacagcaaacaagttgaacttgaactgaaggcgcagtttgcgcaaaatggatccatggtgctggcactttactcagccaggttcaggttggggattcggtcccttccccgaccccacacgcacacaccggaagggggaccacacagcgcactcagggacagtggcgaaacgtggtaggatctgcaaaagaaacaagtatgacttttcttgcaaataacatttttcatttaaactgcacccttcctctttctttccctgttttataatcagcaggacgtttttggggccctttgttatattttctgcaggttctggagggtcacttggggcgtcagcccacacatcagcactgaggtttttatctgctgcgccacagctccccttttcttgcactgtcagaagggctggggcagactccttctttaccaaacctccattcactgcattttcgccaatttgggccattctgtctccaatttgtatgaataaatcagattcttttctaggtatcagcataatttcgatttttccttggtaatttgcagcaatcactctccctaaaacctgatcaatttgccatttctgttctggtaactttcctctccccaactgctctgtgactgcttgcatgacagattgcttttgtgcgtgctgcacagtttttatcaaatctaggggaatgggcatctctctcatctctgcccacctgtaagtggccttttcacatttctggggcacccacatagccatccccactaaggcagaattctgggtgaacacttctctctctgcatttttctcattaacatctgcaaggtaattgaaccagttaggtgctaaaacattatcaaagaaccaaaaatcagcataaaaatgacacatctcacgtagctcttgctttaaaatctgacacacattatacaacgctgtttcttctactgtgccagaaagcaacatttcagtcaatgaatcattagtaaaacaaacatgctttttatcttcagtagacacgaattcaaatggtgcacacaatttcattgataattcttttacctgtggtactctagccctgtcttgcaagtaccagatccattgtatgattctagctaggggcactattttctttccttgttcttgatttacatgtacatcagtatttccttcttgcactgcgcagaaacctgaagtctgcattatttcatttgccaaatcacaagcgcgcagctgcatattatttttcacagtgaccatatacaaaagtgttaggatttctctcaaatgagggctattatttttccaaaaatcaaacaagctaatgaaactcggggtgtcttgctctaaaatctttccttttacttgtgcattttgcaacggta
Protein-coding sequences here:
- the LOC138246596 gene encoding uncharacterized protein, coding for MSENTCVDELPDGAKKNCELFSVWGITEENACVAKRPDKVLRNNSRCIYVEKVCFGSNDDRKVWIPLSAYREMQEKCRQLEHENRNLREQISPTESYKTAVFEESFLSHSSNEGVKTAPSCTEFPCEPGFLAAKMHSLTDNKEERDQNVIYELPLQNAQVKGKILEQDTPSFISLFDFWKNNSPHLREILTLLYMVTVKNNMQLRACDLANEIMQTSGFCAVQEGNTDVHVNQEQGKKIVPLARIIQWIWYLQDRARVPQVKELSMKLCAPFEFVSTEDKKHVCFTNDSLTEMLLSGTVEETALYNVCQILKQELREMCHFYADFWFFDNVLAPNWFNYLADVNEKNAEREVFTQNSALVGMAMWVPQKCEKATYRSYHVSPLSLSALCGPPSGVCVWGRGRDRIPNLNLAE